The following proteins are encoded in a genomic region of Alosa alosa isolate M-15738 ecotype Scorff River chromosome 10, AALO_Geno_1.1, whole genome shotgun sequence:
- the LOC125301773 gene encoding nuclear receptor subfamily 1 group D member 2-like: MDNSPGGSVILYAGSTGSASPSPGSPGSPSSGYQTQSPSSHSQPSSPEEVSFTEIGVLKQRAGTGSGCISNGSNASSATNNDSSGVGTPTSARLVFQFPEVSSASVATAVTPTMTSGGQQSYSHPMVAKRPYGFTGTFTKTGGMVLLCKVCGDIASGFHYGVHACEGCKGFFRRSIQQNIHYKMCVKNENCLIMRMNRNRCQHCRFKKCLSVGMSRDAVRFGRIPKREKQRLLDEMQSYMNSLNESASMEIDGSPPPETPASPDQSQSEEAIGSISQTYCNIYVKSEEQDVKPVINNNNNNNNMNNNVSPARFHGNGGRSRDSNHPQSHSHDAPRDQSYHRPAHVCITTPAPPGLPYPASPDQSQSEEAIGSISQTYCNIYVKSEEQDVKPVINNNNNNNNMNNNVSPARFHGNGASQDSNHPQSHSHDAPHQSYHRQPTSAYHPSPARCPVTHRENATLDNSHYTHPASSNQSQHCPASQNYQANQNSHSINETQAPTSCPFRLGGGTKVLACPLNASPVTPAGRSSQQVWEAFSQCFTPAVKEVVEFAKSIPSFQALSQHDQVMLLKAGTFQVLMVRFCSLFNAKERTVTFLNGQTYPLVTLRALGMGSLLDAMFEFSEKLSSMALEPDEMALFMAVVLLSADRAGISDVGAVEQLQEGLIGALRALVTRRRPDDSSLFPKLLLRLPDLRTLNTLHSDKLLAFRIDS; the protein is encoded by the exons GTGGAAGTGTCATCTTATATGCTGGGTCAACAGGCAGTGCCAGCCCCAGTCCTGGCAGCCCCGGCAGCCCCTCCAGTGGGTACCAGACGCAGTCGCCTTCCTCCCATTCCCAGCCCTCCTCCCCTGAAGAAGTTTCCTTCACTGAGATCGGGGTCCTGAAGCAAAGAGCTGGCACTGGCAGTGGTTGCATTAGCAATGGCTCCAATGCCAGCAGTGCCACCAACAATGACAGCTCAGGAGTGGGCACCCCTACCTCAGCCAGACTGGTCTTTCAGTTCCCGGAGGTCAGCAGCGCCTCCGTTGCCACGGCGGTGACCCCTACTATGACCTCTGGAGGTCAGCAGTCCTACTCTCACCCCATGGTGGCTAAGAGACCGTATGGCTTCACTGGGACTTTTACAA AGACAGGAGGGATGGTTCTTCTGTGTAAAGTATGTGGCGACATTGCATCAGGATTTCACTACGGTGTCCATGCATGTGAAGGCTGTAAG GGTTTCTTCCGCCGGAGCATCCAGCAGAACATCCACTACAAGATGTGCGTGAAGAATGAGAACTGTCTGATCATGCGCATGAACCGCAACCGCTGCCAGCACTGCCGCTTCAAGAAGTGCCTGTCTGTGGGCATGTCCAGAGATG CTGTGCGCTTTGGGCGTATTCCTAAACGGGAGAAACAGAGGCTGCTGGACGAGATGCAGAGCTACATGAACAGTCTCAATGAGTCGGCCTCCATGGAGATCGACGGCTCCCCTCCCCCCGAGACCCCGGCCAGTCCTGACCAGAGCCAATCCGAAGAAGCAATCGGGTCTATCTCACAGACGTATTGCAACATCTATGTGAAAAGTGAGGAGCAAGATGTCAAGCCCGTcatcaataacaacaacaacaacaacaacatgaacAACAATGTCAGCCCTGCCAGGTTCCACGGCAACGGTGGAAGGTCGCGGGACAGCAACCACCCGCAGTCCCACTCCCATGATGCCCCTCGCGATCAGAGTTACCACCGGCCAGCCCACGTCTGCATTACCACCCCAGCCCCGCCCGGGCTGCCCT ACCCGGCCAGTCCTGACCAGAGCCAATCCGAAGAAGCAATCGGGTCTATCTCACAGACGTATTGCAACATCTATGTGAAAAGTGAGGAGCAAGATGTCAAGCCCGTcatcaataacaacaacaacaacaacaacatgaacAACAATGTCAGCCCTGCCAGGTTCCACGGCAACGGTGCGTCGCAGGACAGCAACCACCCGCAGTCCCACTCCCATGATGCCCCGCATCAGAGTTACCACCGCCAGCCCACGTCTGCGTACCACCCCAGCCCCGCCCGCTGCCCTGTCACTCACCGGGAGAACGCCACGCTCGACAACAGTCATTACACACACCCAGCCTCATCCAATCAGAGTCAACATTGCCCTGCCTCTCAGAACTACCAGGCCAATCAAAACAGCCACTCCATCAACGAAACACAGGCACCCACCTCTTGTCCTTTCAGGTTGGGTGGAGGAACCAAAGTGCTG GCGTGTCCCCTGAATGCGAGCCCAGTGACCCCCGCGGGGCGTTCTAGCCAGCAGGTGTGGGAGGCTTTCTCCCAGTGCTTTACCCCAGCGGTCAAAGAGGTGGTGGAATTTGCCAAGAGCATCCCCAGCTTCCAGGCTCTCAGCCAGCATGACCAGGTTATGCTGCTCAAAGCAGGCACTTTCCAg GTTCTGATGGTAAGGTTCTGCTCACTGTTCAACGCTAAGGAGCGCACCGTGACGTTCCTGAACGGGCAGACATACCCACTGGTCACTCTGCGGGCCCTGGGCATGGGCTCTCTGCTGGATGCCATGTTTGAGTTCAGCGAGAAGCTCTCGTCAATGGCCCTGGAGCCAGACGAGATGGCCCTCTTTATGGCTGTCGTGCTGCTGTCTGCAG acCGGGCAGGCATATCAGATGTGGGAGCGGTCGAGCAACTCCAGGAAGGCCTGATTGGTGCACTGCGGGCGCTCGTAACCCGTCGTCGCCCTGACGACAGCTCGCTGTTCCCCAAGCTCCTTCTGAGGCTACCGGACCTGCGCACGCTGAACACCCTGCACTCAGACAAGCTGCTGGCCTTCCGCATAGACTCCTGA